DNA from Salvelinus namaycush isolate Seneca chromosome 14, SaNama_1.0, whole genome shotgun sequence:
atcacaaatacattttttttaaatgtggaaAACCAACACATTCCTCAAACAAAGCAGGATAATTGTATTCCAAATTAAATACTGAGGAACCTAGCGTTAGCTTTTGGGCATACATGGTTAGATTCTTGAATTATTGTCCTATCCTTACTTACTTGCTTTATGACCTGCAATAATTCACTGAACCATCAGTCCCTACATGTGACCATGAATAAATAAGGATAAATGCAACAAGGGAGCTgatcgatttaaaaaaaaaaaaagtgaatttgGTCCAAAAAGAGAAATCTGACGTTCAAACCTTTTAACAGCAAGACTTTTAACAGACATCTTACAATCATACAGTAGGTCCTGTATTTTAATCTACAAAATCTGCAGATATTTAGCTAGATGTGCATGTATATCACTGCCTTAATTTTTTGTGGTGTATTGATGTCAATCGTATATTATGTTATATTCTACCTGTTCAAAGACATTTACCTTTTTCACAACCAAAGAAGACAGTCATCTGAAGTCCTTTAGCATATTATTGAATTCAtttgtttgtgttttgttgaCCATGTTAAGTATTTTAATTGTAATATGTGGGTAATTCTATTGAATATAATGCAACCTTGTCCCCAGAATAATTACTACCGTATATAACAGTGACTAGTTTCACAGAGAGCGTTCCGGCTGATGGACGAGACTAGATTTGATGTCCCCTTTGCAAATTATGAATGCATGATAGGGTTAGAAAACTAATGTAACCAAGGCTTCACATTTTgaagaaaacaaacacattttacAAACATATCTATTCTTGgccaaaatattttaaaaaatcattaaagaAAAGGTTTATCTCTAAACTCTATCTTAACTGTAGGTCAATTGTAGATCCTGTAAATATCACTTACAAATTGTTAAAATATTAgttgacaaataaaaaatatatttgttgaTGATATTTGATCAATACTAGTGTTCTTTAGGATATGTTTTGCAGATAAAGAGCTAACAAATTAAGCTTGGCAGAAAGGGTAAGCTATGCTCAGCAAGTTGTGTTGTTGTTCTGGACAAACAAATTGGAATTTATGTGTATCTTTGACAAGACCAGAAAATATAAAGAGATCTCAAACATACCTGTCCACACAAATATAATTAATTGGCACTGGCATTCATTGGCACAATCCTTCACCAAGAGATTAAGCCATATCGCTATCAATCTATACACATCCAGTGAAACCATAAAGTTGATTTTAGGCTGAATATGATTCTACTTCATGAACCTTTCCTAAATCACAGAACCACAACATACAGTTTTGCCAACATAAAAGTCTGctcctgaaaccacaaatggaccCAAATTTAacctaacccctctgaatcagagaggtgcggggggctgccttaatcgacatccacatcttcggcgcccgtggaacagtgggttaactgctttgctccggcagaacgacagatttttaccttgtcagaccgctgtgaaatatgttttccataagcaaaaatattttgttttcagctgtttgaagctggtgtacaaaacagaAAGTTAAATATTCAAAAACTAATCTTAAGAACCGGAAACATAGAAATAtcacacatagaacatatctaccgctTCTTCGACTTGCttttaatgagaatgacagatctataactcacgtTTCTATGGGAATTTGGTcagttgcccaaaaagttacatattgcagctttagtAAATTAATTCAGAGAGTTCTTCAATAGATTTATTAAATGTAATGTGAACAAAGAAAGAGACTTTTCACCATAAACATGCTTTATTGTTTTTGGATaatctaaaataaataaatacatacataaaTAGAGAAATAAATCATCAATATTTAAAACAGACTGTCAGTGTCTCAAAGGTCATTGAGAGCGCTCTTCAAACTGGGTGGATGATATGTACAGCTCAGGTCTACCACAGTTCATGTTGGGTTTGGGTCAGATTGTGTTGTTTTGCGGGTCAACCGGAGCATACCGGGACTGACTGGATATCACTATTAGCAGGAGGTGAAGGTTTTCCAGAAGAAGTTTTTACAGGGGGCTTTGCGGTCGCGCTGCGGCAGCTGTGATAGCCTGTTGTAGGCGGCCCTCTCCTCCAGTCGAGACTCCAGGGGCTCCTCTAGATCCACAGGAGACACCCCTTCTCCGGGCAGCATGTTGGTGTCCGTCGCTCCGTCTAACAAGCCAGACACCAGCTTGAGAATCAGCTCTTTGCGCTCTTTACTCAATTCCTAATAGAAAGGCAGAAGAGGTGGCAAATCAGTGGTTGAGTATATGTAGAAATATGTAAATATGTCAATGTTAGCTACAAAGAAATGGTATATTTTGTTGACCTAGGTGACCTATTTCTTTATTAAACTGACAAACCAGGTTAGAAATATTTGTTTCACTCAAATAAAAAAGCCATCATTTAATTCGTTATGAGAATTTATAAATGAAATTTCAAACCCATTACTAAAAAGAAATATAAACCATTAAATGTCATTGTACTAATTTATTAAATATCAGTTATTGATAATTGATCACTACAAATGAATTTGTCAAATCAAACACAATTTTATAATGATTGATCAAACGTTTTATAATGattcttttttttaaccttttttaaTAATTTCTTTAATACATTTGAACACAAATTTATCTGACAACCATAAAGCATAATGAAAATAACAATTGATGA
Protein-coding regions in this window:
- the LOC120058911 gene encoding somatostatin-1B-like: MQLLVILASLMGVLYSVRAAAVLPVEERSPLLNRELSKERKELILKLVSGLLDGATDTNMLPGEGVSPVDLEEPLESRLEERAAYNRLSQLPQRDRKAPCKNFFWKTFTSC